In Desulfobacterales bacterium, a genomic segment contains:
- a CDS encoding bifunctional riboflavin kinase/FAD synthetase yields the protein MKIYTSLAQIEPPLANTCVTIGNFDGVHLGHQMLFSEVVGRAYHDKRVSVAITFDPHPLQVLRPDIGIKMICTFEQKRELIEMAGIDVLVVLPFSREFAATTAEDFVDRILINKIGVNHLVIGYDYAFGKGRQGDSSFLREQGRRKGFPVTVVEPYYVDDLLVSSTMIRELVGQGRMRDVKKLLGRAYQIRGEVQKGRRRGGPVVGFPTANLHISEEDLCPRHGVYVTQVAYGGKCYGGVLNIGYNPTFGEEKLSAETHIFDFNQDIYGHKIKINLLRFLRGERKFAGPAELAAQISLDIEQAREVLAEADKEFRLSCEEKFNRS from the coding sequence ATGAAGATATATACGAGCCTTGCGCAGATCGAGCCGCCGCTTGCCAATACCTGCGTGACCATCGGCAACTTTGACGGGGTCCATCTCGGCCATCAGATGTTGTTCAGCGAGGTGGTCGGCCGGGCCTACCATGATAAGCGGGTGAGCGTGGCGATCACCTTTGATCCGCATCCCCTCCAGGTGTTGCGACCGGACATCGGCATCAAGATGATCTGCACCTTTGAACAGAAAAGAGAACTGATCGAGATGGCCGGGATCGATGTCCTGGTCGTGCTCCCGTTCAGCCGGGAGTTCGCCGCCACCACGGCCGAGGATTTTGTCGACCGGATATTGATCAACAAGATCGGGGTCAACCACCTGGTGATCGGTTATGACTATGCCTTTGGCAAGGGGCGACAGGGCGACAGCTCGTTTCTCAGGGAACAGGGCCGGCGCAAGGGGTTTCCGGTAACAGTGGTGGAACCCTACTATGTTGATGATCTGCTGGTCAGTTCCACCATGATCCGGGAACTGGTCGGCCAGGGCCGGATGCGGGACGTAAAGAAACTCCTGGGCCGGGCCTATCAGATCCGCGGCGAGGTGCAGAAGGGCCGGCGGCGGGGCGGGCCGGTGGTCGGTTTCCCCACCGCCAACCTGCATATATCGGAAGAGGATCTCTGTCCCCGGCACGGGGTGTACGTCACCCAGGTCGCTTATGGCGGTAAATGTTACGGCGGGGTGCTCAACATCGGCTACAACCCCACCTTTGGCGAGGAGAAACTCTCGGCCGAGACCCATATCTTTGACTTTAACCAGGATATCTACGGCCATAAGATCAAGATCAACCTGCTCCGCTTCCTGCGCGGCGAACGCAAGTTTGCCGGGCCTGCTGAACTGGCCGCCCAGATCAGCCTGGATATCGAGCAGGCCAGAGAGGTGCTGGCCGAGGCGGACAAGGAGTTCCGCCTCTCATGCGAGGAGAAGTTCAACCGCTCATAG